One stretch of Trichocoleus sp. DNA includes these proteins:
- a CDS encoding DUF1326 domain-containing protein — MTTAIKTYDLTGQILEACSCKAPCPCWIGDDPDGGYCDSFVAYHVEQGTIKGVDVSGLTLLKIVYIPGNVLAGGWKAVVYVDAKGTLEQQQLLTQVFNGELGGAIADVAKLVAEVLDVRVAPIEYNIENGRGTIRIGDVLISEMEPYRGPDGSPTKLVDSIFSTIPGSPAYVAKAPVHKVNIPEFNLAWEYSGHNAIQGLFHLEA, encoded by the coding sequence ATGACAACTGCAATCAAGACTTACGATCTCACTGGGCAGATTTTAGAAGCCTGCTCTTGCAAAGCACCTTGCCCCTGCTGGATTGGGGATGATCCGGACGGTGGTTACTGCGATAGCTTTGTGGCTTACCACGTCGAGCAAGGAACCATCAAAGGGGTTGATGTCAGTGGCTTAACCTTACTGAAAATTGTCTATATTCCCGGCAACGTTCTTGCTGGCGGCTGGAAAGCTGTCGTGTACGTGGATGCTAAGGGTACTCTAGAGCAACAGCAGTTGTTAACTCAAGTGTTTAATGGTGAGTTGGGTGGTGCGATCGCAGACGTGGCAAAACTGGTTGCCGAAGTTCTGGACGTTCGGGTGGCACCCATTGAATACAACATCGAAAATGGACGGGGAACGATTCGGATTGGGGATGTTTTGATCAGCGAAATGGAACCCTACCGGGGTCCAGATGGTAGCCCAACTAAACTTGTAGATAGTATCTTTAGTACGATTCCAGGATCGCCTGCTTATGTCGCGAAAGCACCTGTCCACAAGGTGAACATACCAGAATTTAACCTCGCCTGGGAGTACAGTGGTCACAATGCCATTCAGGGCTTATTTCACCTTGAGGCATAA
- a CDS encoding FAD/NAD(P)-binding protein, producing MNSYFLTPRTQTTIAIIGGGFSGSLVATHLLKTATQPLTIKLIERSHDIGKGIAYSTDSTCHLLNVSAGNMSAFPHDPGHLLRWLNHNQNELTTFLEDEVNASTFIPRKVYAFYIQSVLEEAEATAPSYVQLERLTDEGVAIEPDAKGAIVSLRSGRFFLADKVVLALGNSPAAPPNSKEGEQDYLRNAWSADALLDLDPAAPVLLVGTGLTMVDTVLSLRERQHQGKVYAISRRGLSPQRHQATKLYPPFLTPETAPQTIRALVRRVRTEIKSATAQGYDWRSVIDSLRPITQQLWQQLPIAEQQRFVRHLTPYWDVHRHRIAQRVADTLDEMLGSGQLTVAAGRIQTYQASSDGIAVTVSQRKTKADTVLQVKRVVNCTGISVDYRRSLNPLIANLRDQGLIRPNCLGLGLDTASHGAVLDATGNALTWLYTLGTPRKGDLWESIAVPELRGQAQALAETVLRSLPVRVRPVPPAPSATRIDNSLRDSSISRLTNQAIPSTLLFRQFFDPETSSYTYLIADRQTGDAALVDTVLEQVDRDLKTLDELGLTLRYCLETHIHADHITGAGKLRRQTGCQVLVPQNTAVTKADRSLEGEEILTVGSVVIEAIATPGHTSSHIAYWVNKTHLLTGDVLLIRGCGRTDFQSGDAGTLYDVVTQKLFALPDETLVYPAHDYYGRTVSTIGEEKRLNPRFADRTRSQFITIMNNLNLSYPKKMNQAVPANEYCGDFMPEDYLNSMAATTSDEQTKAELTLLMNTEIHDYFAMYI from the coding sequence GTGAACTCTTATTTTCTGACTCCCCGTACTCAAACAACGATCGCCATCATTGGTGGTGGTTTCAGCGGTTCTCTCGTCGCAACCCATCTTCTGAAGACCGCAACTCAGCCACTCACAATTAAATTAATTGAGCGGAGTCATGACATTGGCAAAGGAATTGCCTACAGCACGGATAGCACCTGCCATTTGCTCAATGTTTCAGCAGGCAATATGAGTGCATTTCCTCATGATCCAGGTCATCTGCTTCGCTGGTTGAACCATAATCAGAACGAATTGACAACATTTCTTGAGGATGAAGTTAACGCCAGCACTTTTATTCCACGCAAGGTTTATGCTTTTTACATTCAATCTGTTCTAGAGGAAGCTGAAGCTACAGCGCCTAGCTACGTTCAACTTGAGCGATTGACCGATGAAGGAGTTGCCATAGAACCGGATGCCAAAGGGGCGATCGTTTCTCTCCGCAGTGGTCGTTTTTTCCTGGCAGATAAGGTAGTACTGGCTCTAGGAAACTCACCAGCCGCGCCTCCTAACTCGAAGGAAGGGGAGCAAGACTATCTCCGCAATGCCTGGTCAGCCGATGCGCTGCTCGATCTTGATCCGGCTGCCCCTGTATTATTAGTTGGCACTGGGTTGACGATGGTTGATACAGTCTTGTCGCTGCGCGAGCGGCAGCATCAGGGTAAGGTGTATGCAATATCGCGTCGGGGACTTTCTCCACAACGACATCAAGCGACCAAACTCTATCCACCTTTTTTGACGCCAGAAACTGCCCCTCAAACGATTCGGGCTTTAGTGCGGCGAGTGCGTACTGAGATAAAAAGCGCTACTGCTCAAGGCTATGACTGGCGATCGGTGATTGATTCCCTGCGTCCGATTACGCAACAGCTCTGGCAACAACTGCCAATTGCAGAGCAGCAACGATTTGTGCGCCACCTCACTCCCTATTGGGATGTCCATCGCCATCGAATTGCTCAACGAGTTGCCGATACGCTAGATGAAATGCTTGGTTCAGGGCAGCTCACCGTAGCCGCAGGACGAATTCAAACGTATCAAGCCTCATCTGATGGGATTGCTGTCACCGTAAGCCAGCGCAAAACAAAAGCTGATACAGTTTTGCAGGTCAAGCGGGTTGTAAACTGCACAGGGATATCAGTCGATTATCGACGATCGCTCAATCCCCTCATTGCTAATTTACGAGATCAGGGATTAATTCGTCCCAACTGCCTTGGCTTAGGGCTAGACACTGCTTCTCATGGTGCAGTTTTAGATGCGACGGGCAATGCTTTGACCTGGCTCTACACTCTTGGAACGCCTCGCAAAGGTGATTTGTGGGAATCCATTGCTGTGCCTGAACTGCGAGGGCAAGCGCAAGCATTAGCCGAAACCGTGTTGCGATCGCTTCCAGTGCGGGTGCGTCCTGTTCCACCTGCTCCTTCGGCAACGAGAATAGACAATTCGCTACGTGATAGCTCCATTTCACGCCTCACGAATCAAGCTATTCCATCAACGCTGCTATTCCGTCAGTTTTTTGACCCTGAAACCAGCAGCTATACCTACTTGATTGCTGATCGACAAACAGGAGATGCAGCGCTAGTCGATACTGTCCTGGAACAGGTCGATCGTGATTTAAAAACCTTAGATGAACTGGGGTTGACGCTGCGCTATTGTCTGGAAACTCACATCCACGCTGACCACATTACCGGAGCAGGCAAGTTAAGGCGGCAAACGGGCTGCCAGGTTTTGGTTCCACAAAATACGGCTGTGACAAAAGCCGATCGCTCTCTGGAGGGTGAGGAGATTTTAACTGTAGGATCAGTGGTGATTGAGGCAATTGCGACACCGGGGCACACTTCCAGTCACATTGCATATTGGGTCAACAAAACCCATTTGTTAACGGGAGATGTCCTGTTAATTCGAGGCTGTGGACGCACCGATTTTCAGAGCGGTGATGCTGGTACTTTGTACGACGTAGTGACACAAAAGCTATTCGCCTTGCCTGATGAAACACTCGTGTACCCGGCACATGACTATTACGGGCGTACCGTTTCTACAATTGGCGAAGAAAAGCGGTTGAACCCACGATTTGCCGATCGCACTCGCAGCCAGTTTATTACGATCATGAATAACCTGAACTTGAGCTATCCCAAAAAGATGAATCAAGCAGTACCCGCAAATGAATACTGCGGTGATTTCATGCCTGAAGATTATCTGAATTCTATGGCTGCTACAACAAGTGATGAACAAACGAAAGCAGAACTAACGCTATTAATGAATACTGAAATTCATGACTATTTTGCAATGTATATTTAG
- a CDS encoding TauD/TfdA family dioxygenase, which translates to MSFTTFDLTPLSGRIGAEILDVDLNADLSDTLIQEIRQALVQYKVIFFRQQSLDAAGQIAFARRFGEITTAHPTLPPLTEHAEVLDLDYGRTATRSNEWHTDVTFVDRPPLGSILRAIEIPPVGGDTVWANTVTAYQDLPEHLRNLADQLWAVHSNVYDYAEAAITPSEALKAYQKVFTSTLYETLHPVVRVHPESGERGLFIGGFVQQIQGLSVTESKDLVRLLQAYVTRLENTVRWKWQVGDVAFWDNRSTQHYAIYDYEGQPRRVQRVTIVGDRPLSIDGRSSHAIKGDSSSYVRQPVLA; encoded by the coding sequence ATGAGTTTTACGACCTTTGACCTCACCCCGCTATCAGGACGTATTGGTGCAGAAATTCTTGACGTTGATCTCAACGCTGACCTCAGCGATACCTTGATCCAGGAAATTCGTCAGGCATTGGTACAATACAAGGTCATTTTCTTTCGGCAGCAGTCGCTTGATGCAGCAGGGCAGATTGCTTTTGCTCGTCGCTTTGGCGAAATTACAACGGCTCATCCAACGCTGCCCCCGCTGACCGAACATGCCGAAGTATTAGACCTTGACTATGGACGGACTGCAACCCGTTCCAATGAGTGGCATACTGACGTAACATTTGTCGATCGTCCACCGCTCGGCTCCATTCTGCGGGCGATCGAAATTCCCCCGGTTGGTGGTGATACAGTTTGGGCAAATACGGTGACTGCCTATCAAGATTTACCCGAACATCTTCGCAATCTTGCGGATCAACTTTGGGCAGTACATAGCAATGTTTATGACTATGCAGAAGCTGCCATCACTCCATCTGAAGCACTGAAGGCTTATCAGAAAGTCTTTACCTCAACGCTGTACGAGACGCTGCATCCTGTGGTACGAGTGCATCCAGAATCCGGTGAGCGAGGGTTATTTATTGGCGGATTTGTGCAGCAGATCCAGGGGCTATCTGTTACAGAGTCAAAGGACTTGGTTCGGCTGTTGCAGGCATATGTGACCCGCCTGGAAAACACAGTGCGCTGGAAGTGGCAGGTTGGAGATGTCGCATTTTGGGACAACCGATCGACCCAGCATTATGCGATTTATGACTATGAGGGGCAACCTCGACGGGTACAGCGAGTCACGATCGTGGGCGATCGACCGCTCAGCATTGACGGCAGATCCAGCCACGCAATCAAAGGCGATTCTTCAAGCTATGTGCGCCAACCTGTTTTGGCTTAA
- a CDS encoding ABC transporter substrate-binding protein has translation MPLRRRNVLFGLFGLSLPFISSSCTQNSPQASNSGSTANSTVSPSSEAKNSEPAPAKIRVGYQVYAGAEILAKGLGLAKETFANTDVEYLRFDSGRDVNTAFAANSIDFGVLGSAAAAVGLSRNIPYDVFYVYELTNTAEALVVKDNIKTIADIKGKKIATTFSSTSHYSLLSLLELEKINQSEVTILDMLPQDSLAAWQRGNIDGAYTWEPVLATLEQGGGKVLVTSGELAKRGHATLNVAVVSQSFARQYPNVVKQYVAMLDKAVNVYRQDPQAAAKALSAELGVPPEEALRQAGSLSWFDASEQVDNQNLGTADKPGDIAKTLQQTADFMVTQKAIPSAPNQDTVQKHIYHAL, from the coding sequence ATGCCACTTCGTCGCAGAAATGTTCTATTTGGTCTGTTTGGTCTGAGTTTGCCTTTCATTAGCTCTAGCTGCACTCAAAATTCGCCCCAAGCGAGTAATTCTGGTTCAACAGCGAATTCAACTGTAAGTCCGTCTTCTGAAGCAAAAAACTCAGAGCCAGCTCCCGCTAAAATTCGGGTTGGCTATCAGGTGTATGCTGGAGCTGAAATCCTGGCAAAGGGATTAGGTCTTGCCAAAGAGACTTTTGCTAATACAGACGTTGAATATTTGCGGTTCGATTCAGGACGAGATGTCAATACTGCCTTTGCTGCAAATAGCATTGACTTTGGAGTGCTTGGTTCCGCTGCCGCCGCAGTTGGGCTTTCTCGCAATATTCCCTACGATGTCTTCTATGTTTACGAACTGACCAACACAGCAGAAGCACTTGTCGTCAAAGATAACATTAAGACGATCGCAGACATTAAAGGAAAGAAGATAGCCACAACGTTTAGTTCAACAAGCCATTATTCTTTACTATCGCTGTTGGAATTAGAAAAAATAAACCAAAGTGAAGTAACGATATTAGATATGTTGCCGCAAGATAGCTTAGCAGCATGGCAGCGCGGCAATATTGACGGAGCTTACACTTGGGAACCCGTTTTAGCAACGCTTGAGCAAGGAGGAGGAAAAGTATTAGTCACCTCTGGGGAATTGGCGAAGCGGGGACATGCCACATTAAACGTTGCCGTCGTTTCTCAAAGCTTTGCTCGGCAATATCCTAACGTCGTAAAACAATATGTTGCCATGCTGGATAAGGCTGTTAACGTGTATCGTCAAGATCCACAAGCAGCCGCGAAAGCACTCTCAGCAGAATTGGGAGTTCCACCTGAAGAAGCACTGCGACAGGCAGGAAGCCTAAGTTGGTTTGATGCTTCAGAGCAAGTGGACAACCAAAATTTAGGAACAGCAGACAAACCGGGTGATATTGCCAAAACACTGCAACAAACGGCAGATTTTATGGTGACGCAAAAGGCAATTCCTTCAGCACCTAATCAGGACACGGTGCAAAAACACATTTATCATGCTCTCTAG
- a CDS encoding carbonic anhydrase: MSQLLGEVLSANHSYVSNFGEKGQLPLPPARRFAILTCMDARLDPAQFAGLTEGDAHVIRNAGGRVSEDVIRSLVISYKLLGTREWFVIHHTDCGMETFTDQIIRNLLSSSLETAVLGESGWQDQGTTPGSTAGESIDWLTIGDQKQSIINDVQQIRNHPLVPQEIPIYGYLYDVKTGKLIEVFKA; this comes from the coding sequence ATGAGCCAGCTTTTAGGGGAAGTTCTTTCCGCAAATCACAGTTATGTCTCAAACTTCGGTGAGAAGGGGCAACTCCCACTGCCGCCTGCTCGACGATTTGCAATTCTTACCTGTATGGATGCTCGACTTGATCCGGCTCAGTTTGCAGGACTAACAGAAGGAGATGCTCATGTCATTCGTAATGCAGGAGGTCGTGTCAGTGAGGATGTAATTCGATCGCTCGTCATTTCCTACAAACTATTAGGAACTCGTGAATGGTTTGTCATTCATCATACGGATTGTGGCATGGAAACCTTTACTGATCAAATCATCCGAAATCTCCTGTCTAGCAGCCTGGAGACGGCTGTGTTAGGTGAGTCAGGCTGGCAGGATCAAGGAACAACTCCTGGTTCAACGGCAGGTGAGTCTATTGATTGGTTGACGATCGGTGATCAGAAGCAAAGCATTATTAATGACGTTCAGCAAATTCGCAATCATCCGCTTGTACCTCAAGAAATCCCCATTTATGGTTATCTTTATGATGTTAAAACCGGAAAGCTAATTGAAGTATTCAAGGCATGA
- a CDS encoding sulfur transferase domain-containing protein, translating to MTDSIKPISDSFSAAGQVSADDLQQAAAQGFKSVLNLRSPDEPGFSVNEQHQAEAAGLDYTNVPLNPSQAEEDKIATALAALEALPQPTLIHCAAGARAGAIALIATATQAKLTAEEVIIKAQQAGLNPEQPHLHQFVESLRSESTPDHV from the coding sequence ATGACAGACTCCATTAAACCGATTAGTGACAGTTTTAGTGCTGCTGGACAAGTTTCAGCAGATGATTTACAACAGGCTGCCGCTCAAGGATTCAAATCAGTTTTGAACTTACGATCGCCCGATGAACCTGGTTTCTCTGTTAATGAACAGCACCAAGCCGAAGCCGCAGGTCTGGACTATACAAATGTGCCGCTGAACCCTTCTCAGGCAGAGGAAGACAAAATTGCGACTGCCTTAGCAGCATTAGAAGCATTGCCGCAGCCTACACTCATTCATTGTGCCGCAGGGGCAAGAGCCGGAGCGATCGCCCTAATTGCAACCGCAACTCAAGCAAAACTTACCGCAGAAGAAGTGATCATCAAGGCACAGCAGGCAGGTCTGAATCCAGAACAACCCCACCTTCACCAATTCGTTGAAAGTTTAAGGAGCGAATCCACACCTGATCATGTCTGA
- a CDS encoding heavy metal translocating P-type ATPase — translation MVAAPDSTSHFPNFFKEHPDAVAAIACAVLVFLGWQMLNFGWLGVALFTLTAAYVIGGFESTREGLTTLLEEKELDVDLLMIVAALGAAILGLWRREYYMIVDGAVLILIFAISGALEGYAMQRTERSIQGLMGLTTDTARVIRNGQERSIPISELEIGDQVLVKPGELVPTDGLVMEGFSTLNQASITGESIPVEKMSGDEVFAGTINGNGALRLKIHQPPESSLIQRVIRLVQQAQTEAPPSQQFIERFERGYAKVIVIAGILLGTLPPFLLGWSWENTIYRALIFLVVASPCALMASIMPALLSGIANGARHGILFKNGAQLERIGRVRAIAFDKTGTLTTGELQVVDVFSTGSFAEQLLQVAAALESLSEHPIGEAIVRAARQRNLAWMAAVNGQAQAGQGITGEINAQIAVVGKAAFVQAQVNQVAKALTEQSQQWEAEGKTVVWVAYAREILGIIAVADTVRPTAARAIARLKRLGIEQIIMLTGDNSRAAHSIAQQVGADQVYAELLPEDKVNVIRKLQKQYQTVAMVGDGINDAPALAQASVGIAMGAAGSDVALETADIVLMADRLERLEHAVRLGRRAQGVVKQNIVFALSFVVILLILNFANHITLPFGVLGHEGSTVIVTLSGLRLLKG, via the coding sequence ATGGTTGCTGCTCCCGATTCTACCTCTCACTTCCCAAACTTCTTCAAGGAACATCCTGATGCAGTCGCGGCGATCGCCTGTGCGGTTCTGGTTTTTCTGGGCTGGCAGATGCTCAATTTTGGTTGGCTCGGAGTTGCCCTTTTCACTCTGACCGCTGCTTATGTGATTGGAGGCTTTGAGAGTACGCGTGAAGGCTTGACTACCCTGCTGGAGGAAAAAGAACTTGATGTCGATCTGCTGATGATTGTGGCAGCATTGGGAGCCGCAATTCTAGGACTTTGGCGACGAGAATATTACATGATTGTCGATGGCGCTGTCCTGATCTTGATCTTCGCGATTAGTGGGGCACTAGAAGGGTATGCGATGCAGCGAACAGAGCGGAGTATTCAGGGGTTGATGGGTTTAACCACCGATACAGCGCGAGTGATTCGAAACGGACAGGAACGATCGATCCCAATTTCGGAATTAGAGATTGGCGATCAAGTCCTGGTTAAACCGGGGGAACTGGTGCCAACCGATGGTTTGGTGATGGAAGGATTCAGCACCCTGAACCAGGCTTCGATTACGGGAGAATCGATTCCAGTCGAAAAAATGAGTGGGGATGAAGTCTTTGCAGGCACGATTAATGGCAATGGCGCATTACGCCTCAAAATTCATCAACCTCCCGAAAGTAGCTTAATTCAGCGGGTAATTCGTCTGGTTCAGCAAGCCCAAACCGAAGCACCTCCCTCTCAGCAGTTTATCGAACGATTTGAGCGCGGCTACGCCAAAGTAATTGTGATTGCCGGGATCTTGTTGGGCACCTTACCTCCGTTTCTGCTGGGCTGGAGTTGGGAAAATACTATTTATCGGGCACTCATCTTTTTAGTTGTCGCGTCGCCTTGTGCGCTAATGGCTTCGATTATGCCAGCACTGCTCTCTGGAATTGCCAATGGAGCGCGGCATGGAATTTTGTTCAAAAATGGGGCGCAGTTGGAACGAATTGGACGGGTTAGGGCGATCGCCTTTGACAAAACCGGAACCCTAACGACAGGCGAGCTTCAAGTGGTTGATGTTTTCTCAACTGGGTCATTTGCTGAGCAACTGCTTCAAGTGGCGGCGGCATTAGAGAGCTTATCGGAGCATCCCATTGGTGAGGCGATCGTTCGGGCTGCCCGTCAACGGAATTTGGCATGGATGGCAGCAGTCAACGGACAAGCGCAAGCTGGACAGGGAATCACCGGAGAAATCAATGCTCAAATTGCGGTGGTTGGCAAAGCTGCTTTTGTCCAGGCTCAAGTGAATCAGGTGGCAAAAGCCTTGACGGAGCAAAGCCAGCAGTGGGAAGCCGAAGGAAAAACGGTGGTCTGGGTTGCCTATGCAAGAGAGATTTTGGGCATCATTGCTGTTGCTGATACAGTGCGACCTACGGCAGCAAGAGCGATCGCCCGATTAAAACGACTGGGCATTGAGCAGATTATCATGCTGACCGGAGATAACTCGCGCGCAGCTCACAGCATTGCTCAACAGGTTGGAGCGGATCAGGTTTATGCAGAGCTTTTGCCCGAAGATAAAGTGAATGTGATTCGTAAACTCCAAAAGCAATATCAGACGGTGGCAATGGTGGGAGACGGTATCAATGATGCACCAGCCTTAGCCCAGGCATCGGTCGGAATTGCAATGGGAGCCGCAGGCAGTGACGTGGCACTGGAAACCGCCGATATTGTGTTGATGGCAGATCGCTTGGAGCGGTTAGAACACGCAGTTCGTTTGGGTCGTCGCGCTCAAGGCGTTGTCAAACAAAATATTGTATTTGCCCTCAGTTTTGTGGTGATTTTGCTGATTCTCAACTTCGCCAATCACATCACCCTCCCCTTTGGAGTTCTGGGACATGAAGGCTCGACGGTAATCGTGACGTTGAGCGGATTACGATTACTGAAAGGTTAA
- the wrbA gene encoding NAD(P)H:quinone oxidoreductase, which yields MDTVKVLVAFYSRNGSTEALAKAIAEGAQAEGAEVVMRRAREIVSPEVMQKAAGWIENAERMNALYEAPTEADAEWADAIIFGTPTRFGNVSSELKAYIDSLGGLWFQGKLVGKAGSAFTSTSTVHGGNESTIISMYHPMAHLGLIIVPLGYADPSLFKAGTPYGASTVSGQENTPPTADDIEVARFQGKRVAQVARALKAAGETATKQ from the coding sequence ATGGATACCGTTAAAGTGTTAGTTGCGTTCTACTCCCGCAATGGTTCAACCGAAGCCCTTGCCAAAGCGATCGCCGAAGGCGCACAGGCTGAAGGTGCTGAAGTGGTGATGCGTCGTGCGCGAGAAATTGTTTCTCCTGAGGTGATGCAAAAAGCAGCGGGCTGGATTGAGAATGCAGAACGAATGAACGCGCTGTATGAAGCCCCTACGGAAGCGGATGCAGAATGGGCAGATGCAATTATTTTTGGCACCCCAACGCGATTTGGTAACGTCTCTTCTGAACTAAAAGCTTATATTGATTCGCTGGGGGGTCTCTGGTTTCAGGGTAAGCTCGTCGGCAAGGCTGGAAGTGCCTTTACTTCGACATCGACCGTACACGGCGGCAATGAGAGCACGATTATTTCGATGTATCACCCAATGGCGCACTTGGGTTTGATCATTGTCCCTCTAGGATATGCCGATCCCTCGCTGTTTAAAGCAGGTACCCCTTACGGTGCTTCGACTGTCTCTGGACAGGAAAATACGCCACCGACAGCAGATGACATCGAAGTTGCTCGCTTTCAGGGCAAGCGGGTGGCTCAAGTAGCACGTGCTCTCAAGGCAGCCGGGGAAACTGCAACGAAACAGTAG
- a CDS encoding tetratricopeptide repeat protein, whose protein sequence is MKSSLKIAALLGTLTLIASIDSQIQVQAFQPNTTQNRAVELVNQGQAHAREGNFTGAILAYTQAIQTNPHYTDAYIHRGLAYHDLGDYPQAISNFEQAVQIDPDNARAIYNRGEVRSDMGDLQGALADLTEAVRLNPNYAEAYNNRGVLHAGMGNLQAAITDLDRAIESNADYADAYYNRGKAHTALGNAEVAIADFTQAIRLNPNLAEAYGNRGVLYAETGNKQAALADLQRAAALFQQSNDQLSYEQTLLYIEQLQ, encoded by the coding sequence ATGAAATCTTCTCTTAAAATTGCTGCATTACTTGGAACTTTAACGCTAATAGCCAGCATTGATTCTCAGATTCAAGTACAAGCGTTTCAACCGAATACGACACAAAATAGAGCAGTCGAACTGGTGAATCAAGGGCAGGCTCATGCTAGGGAAGGCAATTTTACAGGGGCAATTCTTGCCTATACTCAAGCAATTCAGACAAATCCTCATTACACCGATGCTTACATCCATCGAGGGCTGGCTTATCACGATTTGGGAGATTATCCACAAGCCATCTCCAACTTTGAGCAAGCGGTTCAAATTGACCCTGACAACGCCAGAGCAATTTACAACCGAGGGGAAGTCCGTTCAGATATGGGTGATTTACAGGGGGCACTTGCTGACCTGACAGAGGCAGTCCGGCTCAACCCGAATTACGCTGAGGCTTACAATAATCGCGGTGTATTACATGCCGGAATGGGCAACTTACAAGCTGCCATCACAGATCTCGATCGGGCGATTGAATCTAATGCTGATTACGCTGATGCTTACTATAACCGAGGAAAAGCACACACGGCGCTGGGAAATGCAGAAGTCGCGATCGCTGACTTTACACAAGCAATTCGGCTGAATCCAAACTTGGCTGAAGCTTACGGTAACCGGGGTGTGCTTTATGCTGAAACGGGCAATAAACAAGCTGCACTAGCAGATTTGCAGCGAGCCGCAGCGTTATTTCAGCAGTCTAACGATCAACTGAGTTACGAGCAAACCTTGCTTTACATTGAACAGCTTCAGTAA
- a CDS encoding glycoside hydrolase family 10 protein, which translates to MIVRLFTQNWRLHFAPQAIALPHIPPIRRSLKSVVRALPAFLFVMSLLTVLLVSTPTGATVQALRSEIRGVWLTSNDTLVLRDRLKVGAAMAQLRQLNFNTVYPVVWNSGYAMYPSTVVQQAGIQNFVYRGLEGQDILADVIAQAHHQGLLAIPWFEFGFMAPSTSELALQHPEWLTQKQDGSQTSIGSAGEVAWLNPFRPDVQQFITSLVLEIVTQYDADGIQFDDHMSLPAEFGYDDYTIALYKQETKNSPPSDPKDDKWVRWRADKITAFMTQLHKAVKERNPQAVFSMSPNYYDFAYHLHLQDWLAWVRKNLVDELIVQVYRSDLGSFLEQINRPEIQESQQKIPTGIGILAGLRNSPVSIRQIQSQVRATQSRGLGVSFFYYESLWDEASEPIADRQSGFQLLFPYPALRSSI; encoded by the coding sequence ATGATAGTGCGTTTATTCACTCAAAACTGGCGACTCCATTTTGCCCCGCAGGCGATCGCTTTACCCCATATTCCACCAATCCGCCGCTCCCTCAAGTCCGTCGTCCGAGCGTTGCCTGCCTTCCTCTTTGTAATGTCACTCCTCACCGTGCTGCTGGTAAGTACTCCAACTGGGGCAACTGTTCAAGCGCTTCGTTCTGAGATCCGAGGCGTTTGGCTGACCAGTAATGATACGCTTGTCCTGCGCGATCGCCTCAAAGTTGGAGCAGCTATGGCGCAACTGCGGCAGTTAAACTTCAACACCGTCTACCCCGTGGTGTGGAATTCAGGCTATGCGATGTATCCCAGTACCGTCGTGCAGCAAGCCGGCATTCAAAATTTTGTGTACCGAGGCTTAGAGGGACAGGATATTCTCGCAGATGTCATTGCTCAGGCACATCATCAAGGATTGCTGGCCATTCCCTGGTTTGAGTTTGGTTTCATGGCTCCATCCACTTCAGAATTGGCATTACAACACCCCGAATGGCTGACGCAAAAGCAAGATGGTAGCCAAACTTCGATTGGTTCCGCAGGAGAGGTGGCTTGGCTTAATCCTTTCCGTCCAGATGTGCAACAGTTTATCACCAGTCTCGTGTTAGAGATTGTCACCCAATATGATGCAGACGGAATTCAGTTTGATGATCACATGAGCTTACCTGCTGAGTTTGGGTACGACGATTACACGATCGCCCTATACAAGCAGGAAACGAAGAATTCTCCTCCGAGTGATCCAAAAGACGATAAATGGGTACGCTGGCGGGCAGATAAAATTACAGCCTTTATGACCCAATTGCACAAAGCAGTGAAGGAACGAAACCCTCAGGCAGTTTTTTCGATGTCCCCCAATTACTATGATTTTGCCTATCATCTCCACTTGCAAGATTGGCTGGCATGGGTGCGAAAAAATTTGGTCGATGAACTGATTGTGCAGGTATATCGGTCTGATTTAGGGAGTTTTCTGGAGCAGATTAACCGCCCCGAAATTCAGGAGTCACAGCAGAAGATTCCGACTGGAATTGGCATATTGGCAGGGCTGAGAAATAGTCCTGTATCGATCCGGCAAATTCAGTCGCAAGTTCGGGCAACGCAGAGCCGGGGGTTAGGCGTATCTTTCTTCTACTACGAAAGTTTGTGGGATGAAGCTTCAGAACCGATCGCCGATCGACAGTCTGGGTTTCAATTGCTCTTTCCTTATCCAGCTCTCCGCTCTTCGATTTAG